A genomic segment from Legionella micdadei encodes:
- a CDS encoding YggT family protein, with the protein MSGFIAVGHFLVSLFFGLVLLLLWARMFLRFYKISPLHSVSKMVNTFVDPLVRPIEGLIHSDKAHPSRYDWACLAVIIITEIIKFILLGFLLYGTLMPLTYLFVFVLADLIAQPCNLLFYIILIRVIMSWVKPDWHHPIEEVMRKITDPLLAFGRYLIPDISGFDFSPFIIMIILKAIVLFMSASLPLRLV; encoded by the coding sequence ATGTCAGGATTTATCGCTGTTGGTCATTTTTTAGTTTCACTATTCTTCGGGTTAGTGCTGCTCTTGTTGTGGGCGCGCATGTTTTTGCGTTTCTACAAAATTTCGCCGCTCCATTCCGTTTCTAAAATGGTTAACACCTTCGTTGATCCGCTAGTAAGACCCATCGAGGGGCTCATTCATTCTGATAAAGCGCACCCCAGCCGTTATGATTGGGCCTGTTTAGCTGTAATTATCATTACTGAAATAATTAAATTCATTCTGCTTGGTTTCCTTCTCTACGGCACGTTGATGCCTTTAACTTACTTATTTGTGTTTGTATTGGCAGACCTTATCGCACAACCCTGCAACCTACTTTTTTATATCATTTTGATCCGGGTCATTATGAGCTGGGTTAAACCCGATTGGCACCATCCCATCGAAGAGGTTATGAGAAAGATAACCGATCCTTTATTAGCATTCGGACGATATCTCATCCCTGACATATCTGGCTTTGATTTTTCTCCTTTCATTATCATGATTATTCTTAAAGCAATTGTTTTGTTCATGAGTGCATCATTGCCGTTAAGACTTGTTTAA
- the proC gene encoding pyrroline-5-carboxylate reductase, whose product MNIHFIGFGNMAKAIAHSLCSQGKTYQITAASPSLREGKTPEGILTHPDNSVGVKNADLVILAVKPVQMATVLNEIREDLPKHCLLISVAAGLSLAWLEQHCRQGQPIIRSMPNIAITIGKGATPLIANQFVSQEQKRIAEELFNSSGIISWTSEEKDIDAFTALSGSGPAYVFFFLESMIDAAKQLGLTEEIAKTFTLQTVIGALGLVSGSNLEIKELRKKVTSPAGTTAAAIDILEQHGFAELLFKAMEAAYERAKQLGSSPML is encoded by the coding sequence ATGAACATCCATTTTATTGGTTTTGGTAATATGGCAAAGGCTATTGCTCACAGTTTATGCAGCCAAGGTAAAACCTACCAGATTACCGCAGCATCTCCCTCGTTAAGGGAAGGAAAGACACCTGAAGGAATCTTGACGCATCCTGATAATTCAGTGGGTGTTAAGAATGCAGACTTGGTTATATTGGCTGTTAAACCAGTGCAAATGGCCACTGTTTTAAATGAAATCAGAGAGGATCTACCCAAGCATTGCTTGCTCATATCAGTTGCTGCAGGCTTAAGCTTAGCTTGGCTTGAGCAGCATTGCCGTCAAGGACAACCGATAATCCGCTCCATGCCCAATATTGCAATTACGATAGGTAAAGGAGCAACCCCTCTGATCGCCAATCAATTTGTCAGTCAAGAACAAAAACGAATTGCTGAAGAACTTTTTAATAGCTCGGGAATTATTTCTTGGACTTCTGAAGAGAAAGACATCGATGCGTTTACAGCTCTCTCAGGCAGTGGTCCCGCTTATGTTTTTTTCTTTTTAGAGTCGATGATTGATGCGGCGAAACAATTGGGTTTAACTGAAGAAATTGCTAAAACCTTTACCCTGCAAACCGTAATCGGTGCATTGGGGTTAGTCTCAGGCTCCAATCTCGAAATCAAAGAATTACGAAAAAAAGTGACTTCACCTGCTGGCACTACAGCAGCAGCTATCGATATACTTGAGCAACATGGATTTGCCGAATTGCTCTTTAAAGCAATGGAAGCCGCTTACGAACGGGCAAAACAGCTCGGTTCCTCACCCATGCTATAG
- a CDS encoding YicC/YloC family endoribonuclease, with product MTHSMTAFARVQKQLDTSIFCWEIRSVNHRYLDATFRIPDAFRFLETSLRAMLRGKVSRGKLECQLKFQDVGSEEQAILINENLVNGLIDAGNKLSASKHLANDLSLTSLLTWPGVIQITQPDIEILGQHAEQLFGEALTQLLQIRETEGQALQALVQGRLQKLKVVVEDARLQVASNAQQARDKILNRLRTLQMDVDSSRIEQEIALLLTRLDVSEELDRLQAHIEEVAKALKNTEAAGRRLDFLMQELNREANTLSSKSDSMALTQNAVEMKVLIEQMREQIQNIE from the coding sequence ATGACTCATAGCATGACGGCTTTTGCCAGAGTACAAAAACAACTTGATACAAGTATCTTTTGTTGGGAAATTCGATCGGTAAACCATCGTTATTTGGATGCGACTTTTCGTATTCCCGATGCATTTCGGTTTCTTGAAACCTCTTTGCGCGCTATGCTACGTGGTAAGGTAAGCCGGGGTAAGCTAGAATGCCAGCTTAAATTTCAAGATGTGGGAAGTGAAGAGCAAGCGATTCTTATCAACGAGAATTTAGTCAACGGGTTAATTGATGCCGGTAATAAACTATCCGCTTCCAAGCATTTGGCGAATGACCTGTCGTTAACCTCACTACTTACTTGGCCCGGTGTTATACAAATCACGCAGCCGGATATTGAAATATTAGGCCAACATGCGGAACAATTATTCGGTGAGGCATTGACTCAATTGCTGCAAATTAGGGAAACAGAAGGGCAGGCCTTACAAGCTCTTGTGCAGGGCCGCTTGCAGAAGTTAAAAGTTGTTGTTGAAGATGCAAGGCTGCAGGTTGCTTCCAATGCACAGCAAGCGCGAGACAAGATATTAAATCGGCTGAGAACATTACAAATGGACGTGGATAGCTCGCGAATTGAGCAAGAAATCGCGCTTCTCCTCACTCGTTTGGATGTCAGTGAGGAACTGGATCGGTTGCAAGCGCATATTGAAGAAGTGGCTAAAGCGCTTAAAAACACTGAGGCGGCAGGAAGGCGTTTGGATTTCCTAATGCAAGAGTTAAACCGTGAGGCAAACACACTAAGCTCAAAATCGGATTCCATGGCATTAACGCAAAATGCCGTTGAAATGAAAGTGCTTATCGAACAAATGCGAGAACAAATTCAAAATATAGAGTAA
- the rph gene encoding ribonuclease PH — protein sequence MRPSNREPNELRPIKITRNFTAHAEGSVLIEFGQTRVVCNVSVIEGVPRFLKGKNQGWITAEYGMLPRATHSRTEREASKGKQGGRTLEIQRLIGRSLRTCIDLKLLGEVTLTIDCDVIQADGGTRTAAITGACIALKDALSWMVAREKLRKMPAFNYVAAVSVGVYRGQPVLDLDYAEDVLAETDMNVVMNEEGHFIEIQGTAEDRSFTREQLNSMLSLAENGIARLIELQKSA from the coding sequence ATGCGTCCCAGTAATCGTGAACCTAATGAACTGCGCCCTATTAAAATCACACGAAATTTTACAGCCCATGCCGAAGGATCAGTGCTAATCGAGTTTGGCCAGACACGTGTTGTCTGTAATGTCTCGGTCATTGAGGGTGTCCCCCGTTTTCTTAAAGGTAAAAACCAGGGTTGGATTACTGCCGAATACGGTATGCTGCCCCGTGCTACCCACAGCCGTACAGAACGCGAAGCAAGTAAAGGTAAACAAGGCGGGAGGACACTTGAGATCCAACGCCTCATCGGCCGATCCTTGCGCACTTGCATTGATTTAAAACTTTTAGGCGAAGTGACTTTAACTATCGACTGTGATGTTATTCAAGCCGATGGCGGTACGCGCACCGCAGCAATTACTGGTGCTTGCATTGCCCTGAAAGACGCGCTGAGTTGGATGGTTGCCAGAGAAAAATTGCGCAAGATGCCTGCTTTTAATTATGTCGCAGCAGTTTCTGTAGGGGTTTATCGCGGCCAACCTGTTTTAGATTTGGATTATGCTGAAGACGTACTTGCTGAAACTGACATGAACGTAGTGATGAACGAAGAAGGTCACTTCATTGAAATTCAAGGCACTGCAGAAGATAGAAGCTTTACTCGAGAACAGCTAAACAGCATGCTCTCATTGGCAGAAAACGGGATTGCTCGGTTGATTGAATTACAGAAAAGTGCCTAA
- the spoT gene encoding bifunctional GTP diphosphokinase/guanosine-3',5'-bis pyrophosphate 3'-pyrophosphohydrolase, whose product MSYFKELDEELKCYLEQPLIEKCYQAYLVAEKAHRGQMRRSGEPYITHPVAAALILARMRLDHQTIMATLLHDVVEDTSISKEDLIQQFGEDVTALVDGVTKLTKIKFESRAEAQAENFRKMVLAMVKDIRVIIVKLADRFHNMHTLGSMPSVKRRRIAIETLEIYAPIANRLGMHAIYTGLEDLGFQALYPMRYRAIKSAVEKARGNRRELTQKIEKDLQEALNELHIPYEHVFGRQKHLYSIYRKMRQKKASFTEITDVFAFRIITEDIDACYRVMGALHRTYKPVPQRFKDYIGIPKANGYQSLHTTLFGPYGVPLEVQIRTRDMDKVAENGVAAHWIYKSSGLEVNEAQLRAREWVQRLLEMQRSTGSSLEFIENVKIDLFPDEVYVFTPKGHIMELPKGATPVDFAYTVHSGVGNSCVAAKVNRRLVPLSVPLTNGQTVEIITAPGAHPNPAWLNFVVTGKARSNIRHFLKSQQHAESIVLGKRLLEQSLTELRSDYEKVPPETLQALLHDLSYKSEDELLYAIGIGNQMPMVIAKRLVLSQDTAELDKTAKSRPLAIKGTEGMVVHFADCCQPIPGDNIVGRFQQGRGIMVHASDCPNINQGRGHPEQLISLRWDEQVEGEYWVDITVEVANQRGVLAALATAISEAESNIGNINVDPRDGRHNAVTFSISVRDRSHLARVMRRLRANKVVMRLYRKKQGE is encoded by the coding sequence GTGAGCTACTTTAAGGAGCTAGACGAAGAGCTTAAATGCTACCTTGAGCAACCGCTTATTGAAAAATGTTATCAAGCTTATTTGGTGGCTGAAAAAGCACACCGTGGCCAAATGCGCCGTTCGGGAGAGCCCTACATTACCCACCCAGTTGCAGCAGCATTAATCCTAGCCCGTATGCGGCTTGATCATCAAACGATCATGGCAACACTGCTTCATGATGTTGTCGAAGATACCTCTATCAGTAAAGAAGATCTCATCCAACAATTTGGGGAAGATGTCACTGCCTTAGTGGATGGGGTAACTAAGTTAACTAAAATTAAATTCGAATCCCGAGCTGAAGCCCAAGCAGAAAATTTTCGCAAAATGGTGCTAGCGATGGTCAAAGACATTCGGGTTATCATCGTCAAACTAGCAGATCGCTTTCATAATATGCACACTTTAGGCTCAATGCCTTCAGTTAAGCGAAGAAGGATTGCCATTGAGACTTTGGAAATTTATGCGCCCATTGCCAACCGCTTAGGTATGCACGCAATTTACACGGGCCTTGAGGATTTGGGATTTCAGGCACTTTATCCTATGCGATATCGTGCAATTAAATCAGCGGTAGAAAAAGCGCGGGGCAATCGTCGTGAATTAACGCAGAAAATTGAAAAAGATTTGCAGGAAGCTTTAAATGAACTGCATATCCCCTACGAACATGTTTTTGGTCGGCAGAAACATTTATACAGCATTTATCGCAAGATGCGGCAAAAGAAGGCTTCATTTACCGAAATAACTGATGTGTTTGCTTTTCGGATAATCACTGAAGACATTGATGCATGTTATCGGGTGATGGGTGCGTTGCATCGCACTTACAAGCCAGTGCCCCAGCGGTTTAAGGATTACATTGGGATTCCAAAAGCGAATGGTTATCAATCGTTACACACGACATTATTTGGTCCTTACGGTGTGCCTTTAGAGGTACAAATTCGTACACGGGACATGGATAAAGTGGCTGAAAATGGGGTTGCTGCCCATTGGATTTATAAATCTTCTGGCTTGGAAGTCAATGAGGCACAATTGCGGGCCCGTGAATGGGTGCAGCGATTGTTAGAAATGCAGCGAAGCACAGGAAGTTCTTTAGAATTTATAGAAAATGTGAAAATTGACCTCTTTCCAGACGAGGTTTATGTTTTCACGCCGAAAGGCCATATTATGGAGCTGCCAAAGGGGGCGACGCCGGTTGATTTTGCTTACACGGTGCATTCGGGGGTTGGTAATAGCTGTGTTGCGGCCAAAGTTAACCGCCGTTTAGTGCCTTTGAGTGTGCCCCTCACAAACGGGCAAACCGTCGAAATTATTACTGCTCCTGGAGCCCATCCAAATCCTGCTTGGTTAAATTTTGTAGTGACAGGTAAGGCTCGTTCCAATATCCGTCATTTTCTCAAAAGCCAGCAACATGCTGAATCAATCGTTTTAGGTAAGCGTTTACTGGAGCAATCGCTGACTGAATTAAGAAGTGATTATGAAAAGGTACCACCCGAAACCTTACAGGCGTTACTCCATGATCTGAGCTACAAATCGGAGGATGAGCTTCTCTACGCCATAGGTATAGGTAATCAGATGCCAATGGTGATTGCTAAGCGATTAGTCTTAAGTCAAGATACAGCAGAACTTGATAAAACAGCAAAAAGCCGTCCTTTAGCCATTAAAGGAACGGAAGGGATGGTGGTGCATTTTGCCGATTGCTGCCAACCTATCCCAGGTGATAATATTGTGGGTCGTTTCCAACAAGGACGCGGAATTATGGTGCACGCCAGCGATTGTCCTAACATAAATCAAGGACGTGGCCATCCCGAGCAGCTCATTTCTTTACGCTGGGATGAACAAGTAGAAGGTGAGTATTGGGTTGATATTACTGTTGAGGTAGCAAATCAACGAGGCGTGTTAGCAGCCCTTGCTACAGCTATTTCTGAAGCTGAGTCTAATATTGGTAACATTAATGTCGATCCGAGGGATGGACGCCATAATGCTGTCACTTTTTCCATCAGTGTACGCGACAGATCTCACTTGGCGCGAGTGATGCGTCGTTTGCGTGCCAACAAAGTAGTCATGCGCCTTTATCGTAAAAAGCAGGGAGAATAA
- a CDS encoding RidA family protein, whose product MQPIQTDLAPAAIGTYSQAIRCDNTVYLSGQIPLDPKTMQLCSDEIRMQINQVFDNLAAVCEAAGGSLADLVRITVYLTDLNHFPLINEAMTRYFTEPYPARAAIGVSALPRGAQIEIDGIMVLKSSHRG is encoded by the coding sequence ATGCAACCAATCCAAACTGATTTAGCACCCGCCGCAATTGGTACTTATAGCCAGGCAATTCGTTGCGACAACACAGTTTATTTATCAGGCCAAATACCGCTCGATCCGAAAACCATGCAGCTTTGTAGCGATGAAATTCGCATGCAGATTAATCAGGTATTTGATAATTTAGCTGCTGTTTGCGAGGCCGCTGGGGGTAGTTTGGCTGATTTAGTGAGAATCACGGTATACCTTACAGATTTAAATCATTTCCCTCTAATTAATGAGGCGATGACTCGTTATTTTACTGAGCCTTATCCTGCAAGGGCGGCTATCGGCGTGTCAGCCCTGCCCCGCGGCGCCCAAATCGAAATTGATGGCATCATGGTGCTTAAATCATCACACCGAGGTTAA
- a CDS encoding YggS family pyridoxal phosphate-dependent enzyme, whose product MTIAERVAQIQQLIAATAESCQRSPKEIQLLAVSKGQPAHVIEEAVAAGVYHIGENYLQEAKAKIHALKHLPICWHFIGPIQSNKTQDIAQGFSWVHSVSREKIAQLLAHHRPAHQPELNVCLQVNLDEEGTKSGVSPDQLHELALIVHQLPRLKLRGLMAIPKPQLGEQQQYESLLRLTKLFHQLNQTQGLNMDTLSMGMTDDLVAAIRAGSTMVRIGRAIFGERSK is encoded by the coding sequence ATGACTATTGCCGAACGCGTCGCTCAAATTCAACAACTTATTGCTGCAACAGCCGAATCTTGCCAGCGCTCACCTAAGGAGATTCAGTTACTGGCTGTGAGCAAAGGGCAACCTGCTCACGTAATTGAGGAAGCTGTTGCAGCAGGAGTTTATCATATCGGCGAAAATTATTTACAGGAAGCGAAGGCAAAAATTCATGCATTAAAACATTTACCCATTTGCTGGCATTTTATTGGCCCAATCCAAAGTAATAAAACTCAAGACATTGCCCAAGGATTCAGCTGGGTTCATAGCGTCAGCCGAGAGAAAATTGCCCAGCTTCTAGCACATCACCGACCAGCACATCAACCTGAACTTAATGTTTGTCTGCAAGTTAATTTAGATGAGGAAGGAACTAAATCGGGTGTGTCGCCAGATCAGTTACATGAACTTGCCTTGATTGTTCATCAATTACCCCGTTTAAAATTGCGGGGCTTAATGGCTATTCCCAAACCTCAATTGGGTGAGCAACAACAATATGAAAGTTTGCTGCGTTTAACGAAGTTATTTCATCAACTCAATCAAACGCAGGGCTTAAACATGGATACTTTATCGATGGGTATGACTGATGATTTAGTTGCAGCGATTCGTGCAGGAAGTACAATGGTCCGTATTGGAAGAGCAATTTTTGGCGAGCGAAGTAAATGA
- a CDS encoding ATP-binding cassette domain-containing protein, producing the protein MSIVSFHNITLNLAGNRLLDQVDWKIEPHDRVALVGRNGAGKSTLLRLLQGELVPDSGQINRINGLRVAGLMQEVPLSANQENVYHFLVKSLGEVGEVLSQFHQLSTSNDLSALASCQQQMDNLHAWDLLPRVEMMASRLGVDTHADMSGLSGGMKRRALLAAALIASPDLLLLDEPTNHLDVNAIEWLEAYLKSYTGSVLLVTHDREFLSQVANRIVEIDRGKLYSYECNYETYLDRREAMRLSEQKQNELFDKRLAEEEAWIRTGIKARRTRNEGRVRALKAMREQYKARREQLGKMQSLTLDVSRSGQIVLEARHLNYQIAGKTLIKDFSLLLTRGDKIGIIGPNGCGKTTLIRMLLGELKPESGTLKLGTSLEVAYFDQLRRRLDEQQTVMANVAEGADYVTINGKQKHVASYLREFLFPPERFNQVVSTLSGGERNRLLLAKLFAKPVNLLVMDEPTNDLDIETLELLENMLMDYQGTLLLISHDRAFINQVVTSVLVYEEEGKFNEYVGGYDDYRAQKKQQREQSSLPKPAKRATNSTKLSFNEQRELSQLPQKIEVLEEKISALQLKMAAPDFYQQEAKMISQYNQQLLQDEEELAKLYARWEALEERG; encoded by the coding sequence ATGAGTATAGTTTCCTTCCACAATATTACTTTAAATCTTGCTGGGAATCGTTTGCTTGATCAAGTGGATTGGAAAATCGAGCCTCACGATCGCGTTGCTTTAGTCGGGCGAAACGGGGCAGGAAAATCAACGTTACTTCGTCTTCTACAAGGCGAATTAGTCCCTGATAGCGGTCAGATTAATCGAATAAATGGTTTGCGTGTCGCAGGCCTCATGCAAGAAGTACCGCTGAGTGCTAATCAAGAAAATGTCTATCATTTCTTAGTAAAAAGTTTAGGTGAAGTTGGCGAAGTTTTAAGCCAATTCCATCAGTTATCAACTTCAAACGATCTATCAGCTTTAGCTAGTTGTCAGCAGCAAATGGATAACCTTCACGCCTGGGATCTGCTCCCCCGCGTTGAAATGATGGCGAGCCGCTTAGGTGTGGATACCCATGCTGACATGAGTGGCTTATCAGGTGGTATGAAGCGCCGTGCATTGTTGGCAGCAGCGCTCATTGCTTCCCCCGATCTTTTATTGCTTGATGAGCCGACTAACCATTTAGATGTTAATGCAATTGAGTGGCTAGAAGCCTATTTGAAATCTTATACAGGCAGCGTGTTGTTGGTCACCCATGATCGCGAATTTTTAAGCCAAGTGGCTAATCGCATTGTGGAGATCGATCGCGGAAAACTTTATTCCTATGAGTGTAATTACGAGACTTACTTAGACAGACGAGAAGCAATGCGTTTGAGCGAACAAAAACAGAATGAACTTTTTGACAAACGTCTTGCCGAAGAAGAAGCTTGGATAAGAACAGGAATTAAAGCACGCCGCACGCGTAACGAAGGGCGTGTCCGTGCCCTTAAAGCCATGCGCGAGCAGTATAAAGCGCGCCGCGAGCAATTAGGCAAGATGCAATCATTAACGCTTGATGTGAGTCGCTCAGGTCAAATTGTCCTTGAAGCCAGGCATCTTAATTACCAGATTGCCGGCAAGACTTTAATCAAGGATTTTTCCCTTTTGCTGACCCGTGGCGACAAAATAGGAATTATCGGCCCAAATGGTTGTGGTAAAACAACTTTAATACGCATGTTGCTAGGCGAACTTAAACCCGAATCTGGAACACTTAAGCTGGGTACCTCATTGGAAGTTGCCTATTTTGACCAGTTGCGCCGCCGGCTAGACGAACAGCAAACGGTGATGGCTAATGTGGCTGAGGGGGCTGATTATGTCACCATTAATGGTAAACAAAAGCACGTGGCCTCCTATTTACGTGAATTTTTATTTCCTCCTGAGCGCTTTAATCAAGTCGTCTCAACACTTTCGGGAGGGGAACGAAACCGTTTATTGTTGGCAAAACTATTCGCCAAACCTGTAAATTTATTGGTCATGGATGAGCCTACCAATGATTTAGATATTGAGACCCTCGAGTTGCTTGAGAATATGCTCATGGACTACCAAGGCACACTATTATTAATCAGCCATGATAGGGCGTTTATTAACCAAGTCGTAACTTCTGTACTGGTCTACGAAGAAGAAGGAAAATTTAACGAATACGTTGGCGGCTACGATGATTATCGTGCACAGAAAAAGCAGCAGCGCGAGCAAAGTTCATTACCGAAGCCTGCAAAACGAGCGACTAATTCGACTAAGCTGAGTTTTAACGAGCAACGCGAGTTATCCCAATTGCCGCAAAAAATTGAAGTGTTGGAAGAGAAAATTTCAGCCCTTCAACTAAAAATGGCTGCTCCTGATTTTTATCAACAAGAGGCTAAGATGATTAGCCAATACAATCAACAGCTCTTGCAGGATGAAGAGGAACTGGCGAAACTTTATGCCCGCTGGGAAGCTTTGGAAGAGAGAGGATAA
- the gmk gene encoding guanylate kinase: MGAPCPGNLIIVAAPSGGGKTSLVRKLVSGLENIEVSISHTTRKMRPGEKDGVDYFFVTEQQFLEMIDANAFVEHAQVFNHYYGTSVKQINARLAAGIDVVLDIDWQGAQQIRSIFSDAISVFIIPPSLEILQKRLFDRRQDNEEVIGNRMQRAQDELSHFSEFDYLIVNDDFEKASFELQAIVIANRLRMSRQKREQGKLLSFLLASQ; the protein is encoded by the coding sequence ATGGGTGCCCCTTGTCCAGGTAATTTAATTATTGTTGCTGCGCCTTCAGGTGGAGGCAAAACAAGCTTAGTTAGAAAATTAGTCAGCGGTTTGGAGAATATCGAAGTCTCCATCTCTCATACGACTAGGAAAATGCGTCCAGGAGAAAAGGATGGCGTGGATTATTTTTTTGTTACTGAACAGCAATTCCTAGAAATGATCGATGCCAATGCGTTTGTCGAGCACGCTCAAGTATTCAATCACTATTACGGTACCTCAGTGAAGCAAATTAATGCGCGGTTAGCTGCAGGTATTGATGTGGTTTTGGATATAGATTGGCAAGGTGCCCAACAAATTAGAAGCATTTTCTCCGATGCAATTTCGGTCTTCATTATTCCACCTTCCTTAGAAATTTTGCAAAAACGCCTCTTTGACAGGCGGCAAGATAATGAAGAAGTCATCGGTAACCGAATGCAACGGGCACAAGATGAGTTAAGTCATTTTTCTGAGTTTGATTATCTTATTGTTAATGATGATTTCGAAAAGGCTTCTTTTGAATTGCAAGCGATTGTGATTGCAAATCGCTTGCGCATGTCACGCCAAAAGAGAGAGCAAGGAAAACTACTTTCTTTCCTGCTTGCATCGCAGTAA
- the murI gene encoding glutamate racemase, translated as MNKNKLPIGVFDSGMGGLTVLRALKTTLAQESFIYLGDTARLPYGTKSPSTIQQYAIQMARVLVERQIKALVIACNTATTAALSHLQAMLPDMPVLGVVTPGASAVVAATKNHRVAVFATETTIASNAYQRLITSHLPQAKISARACSLLVALAEEGMVENAIAREALKHYLSDFSNEDTLLLGCTHFPVFKPLLATLLPNTVTIVDSAEATAKALKEMLEQANLLNTEQGQGNKISYLVTDSVNRFQAVGEIFLGEPLQIHQIELVDAQMPS; from the coding sequence ATGAATAAAAATAAATTGCCTATAGGCGTATTTGATTCAGGGATGGGAGGTTTGACGGTGCTTCGTGCTTTAAAAACCACTCTCGCCCAGGAATCTTTTATCTATCTCGGTGATACCGCGCGCTTACCCTATGGCACTAAAAGTCCAAGTACCATCCAGCAATACGCTATCCAAATGGCTCGTGTTTTGGTGGAAAGGCAAATTAAAGCCTTAGTCATTGCTTGTAATACCGCCACTACCGCCGCACTATCACATCTACAAGCCATGCTTCCTGATATGCCCGTATTAGGGGTGGTGACTCCCGGTGCTTCTGCCGTGGTTGCTGCCACTAAAAATCATCGTGTCGCTGTGTTTGCCACAGAGACCACGATTGCTTCAAATGCTTATCAGCGCTTAATTACTTCCCATTTGCCACAAGCGAAGATTAGTGCCCGTGCTTGCAGCCTTCTAGTGGCTTTAGCGGAAGAAGGCATGGTGGAAAATGCCATTGCGCGAGAGGCCTTAAAACATTATTTATCTGATTTTAGCAATGAGGATACGCTTCTTTTAGGCTGCACACACTTCCCAGTCTTTAAGCCACTATTAGCTACGCTTCTACCAAATACAGTCACTATCGTGGATTCGGCTGAAGCGACGGCAAAAGCGTTGAAAGAGATGCTTGAACAAGCCAACTTGCTGAATACTGAGCAAGGGCAGGGAAATAAGATAAGTTATCTAGTCACTGACTCCGTTAACCGCTTTCAAGCGGTGGGTGAGATTTTCTTAGGCGAGCCTCTGCAGATTCATCAAATTGAATTAGTTGATGCGCAGATGCCTTCTTAG
- a CDS encoding retropepsin-like aspartic protease family protein — protein sequence MNNKQHAQTGRLMFIIAWLIFFMLLFTFFYYYNQNEQGSYRIEHGTVTITPDAEGHYRIDGSIDDYPVRFMIDTGASLVAIPQELATQLGLQGRYAINLQTAGGEVTGYLTRLKKLSFAGFTLNNIKAVIIAGGEDNEVLLGMNVLSQFNLSQQDKRLIIKK from the coding sequence GTGAATAATAAACAACACGCCCAAACTGGGCGTTTGATGTTTATTATTGCGTGGCTGATATTTTTTATGCTCTTGTTCACTTTTTTTTACTATTATAATCAAAATGAGCAAGGTTCTTATCGGATAGAGCATGGAACAGTGACAATCACGCCAGATGCGGAGGGGCACTATCGCATAGACGGATCTATCGATGATTATCCTGTGAGGTTTATGATTGATACAGGCGCTAGTTTAGTGGCCATCCCCCAGGAATTGGCAACCCAATTAGGTTTGCAAGGTCGTTATGCGATTAATTTACAAACAGCGGGTGGTGAAGTAACTGGTTATTTAACGCGGTTAAAAAAACTGAGCTTTGCCGGGTTCACACTGAATAATATCAAGGCCGTGATTATCGCGGGCGGTGAAGATAATGAAGTACTGTTGGGTATGAATGTTTTATCGCAATTTAACCTATCGCAACAAGATAAGCGTTTAATTATAAAGAAGTGA
- the rpoZ gene encoding DNA-directed RNA polymerase subunit omega — MARVTVEDCLEHVANRFELVMVATKRARDIAVRGEQPLVEWENDKPTVVALREIAQGLITPEMLDKD, encoded by the coding sequence ATGGCACGTGTCACTGTAGAAGACTGTTTAGAACATGTAGCAAACCGTTTTGAGTTGGTCATGGTTGCTACAAAGCGTGCTCGAGATATCGCAGTACGAGGGGAACAACCCTTAGTTGAATGGGAAAATGACAAACCCACCGTGGTTGCACTGCGTGAAATTGCGCAAGGCTTAATTACGCCAGAGATGTTGGACAAAGATTAG